The region ATGATATAGCACTTATTGATTTAAAAACAAATGAGGTATTACCATATTTTGCAGGAATTACACCTAGAATAAATACAGTTAAAATGTTTCCTGAATTAATTCAGAATGAATATTCACATCCTTATTTAGACTTTGATGACAATGAACAAAGATGGTGTATTGAGTTAGCAAATCTCTTTGCAGATAAAATGAGTAAACCATGCAAATTAAAATACATTATTTTCCCTAAATTTAAACCAGATTGTGAGTTCTCTATTAAATCAATGGATAGAAGTACAGCTATTGTAATGATGATGAGAAATATGAAAATGATACCTACTTTAGTTTTGGGCAGTAGTTCTATTAAAACTATGTCAAAGATATTAAAAAATGATGTAGATACATATTATATGGAATATCCTAATAGATATGTAGCTATGGAATTTATCGATACCCTGTATAAGGAGTGATATTGTGAAAGAAATTGATGCTATTTGTAATTTGTTATGCAATAGAAATGAAACACTAGAAAATATAGATTTTATAGAATTTAATAAAATGGTACATGGATTAAATATGCAGCATTTAATATATGAAAAGATAAAAGCAATGAATAATATACCCTTAGATATTAAAAAAGATTACAAAAATGATTATGAAAAAACTAAAATACTAAATACATTGCAATGCAAAGTTTTGTGTAAAGTATTAGAACAATTTGATTTAGAAAAAATTGAAGTTATTGTTTTTAAAGGAGCTTACTTAGTTGATAAAGTTTATAAAAAAATTGGATTAAGAAAGATGGGGGATGTCGATGTTCTAATCCATAAGAAAGATCTTGATCGAGCTATAAATATTCTTATAAATAATGGTTTCAAGTATAAGGAAGAACATTGTTCAAAAGCATGGTTTGATGAAAACTATTATAGAACAGCATTATATGTAAAGGGACCAGTTGAAATTGAGTTACACTGGGACTTATTGCCTGTAGTAAATCCTTTAAAGTTTAATATAGAGGACATATGGAATACTGCTGAAGATGATAAATTGTTTGATATTAGTGTAAAAGAAATGAAAATTGAATTATTATTAATATATTTATGTATACATGTTTCTTATTGTCATTTCTTTAATCATAATTCTATTAGAAGATTATATGATATTTATTTAATATTATTAAGCAAAGAAATAGATTGGAGTTACTTTATTGATAAATCAATAGAATATGATTTAAATAAGTTTGTAGGAGTTTCACTAAGTTACGTAAATGAGATATTTGAAGAGATAGTTAGTAATAAGGTAATAAGCAGCTTAATTGATGAAAGAACATTGAAAAGATTTAAAAAAGAAATAACTATAAGTGAATTATTTAGGAATAAAAGAACTACAAATAGTAGTAAAATTATGGAAACTCAAAGGTTAATACAACTAATTGGTATGAATGATAAGCTAAGATATATAAAACTTGTTTCAACCCAAAAAAGTTGTAGCGGTAAATGGATTGCAGCACTGTTTGATGTTTCACCAGATTCAATGAAAGTATTAGTATATAATTGGATATATTTACTAAGAATATTACCCAAATATTTATTGGGAAGGACTGTATAAATGATATGAGTACAATGTTATTTGTTTCTCCGCATTGGTATGCTTTTGAGGCACCGTTAGGCATTCCATATATATGTGGATATTTAAAGAGTAGAGGAAAGGATGTAAGGCAAAAGGATTTAAATCTAGAGTGTCAAGATTATTTTTTAAGTAGAAAGTATTTAGAGGAATGTTGTCGTGAAATTAAGAAAAAAGACATTGAATATGATTATCCAGCTTATGTGCTAGATAATATAGATATTTCAAAAGCAAATACAAGAAATGCTAATGTATCAATAGATGTTTATATAAAATCATTTGATGTTCTTGAAAAAGCTTATGAAATAATTTCGAAACGCTGGTATCCCACAAAAATTTCATTTGATAATTTCACAATGCCATATAATGAAAAAGAAAGTTTATGTATAAAAGAGGCTATTGATGATTCAGAACATAATCCTTATATTCAATTTTATGAGGAGTGTGTGTTAAACAAAATTGATGAAACAACTGATATTATTGCAATATCCATACTTGGACAACAACAATTGATACCAGGAATTACGCTTGCGGCTATGATCAAAAGAAAGCACCCTAAGGTTAAAATAGTACTTGGAGGAACTGTATTTACAATATTAAAAAAAACTATACAAAAGTGGAAACATTTGTTTGATTTCTTTGATTTTATAATTCTGTACGAAGGCGAAGAATCAATGTATCAATTAATCTCAGCGTTAGAGAATGGAGAAAGTATAATAAATATAAATAATTTAGTTTATAGAAATGAAAATAAGGAATTAGTTATTCAAGAAAACACACAAATTAACACTTCTATTGATTTAGCTATTCCATGCTTTGAAGGTTTAGAGTTAGATAAATATTTTGTACCAAGGAAAATTATTCCTTTTGCATTAACAAGGCAAAAGTGTACTTGGAGTAGATGTGCCTTTTGTGTTCATGATATAAGTATAAGTAATAATTTTAAGTTAAAGCAAATGGATAAAATAGTTGAAGAGATAAGATACTTAATAAATAAATATGATACAGACTTATTTGATTTATTAATCGAAAATGGTCTTAATGAGAAAGTATTAGAAGAGTTCAGTAGAGAATTGTTAAGGAAAAACGTAAAAATTAAGTGGAGAGCACATTTTAGATTACAACGAGAAATAGATTTTAATTTATTAAAAAAGTCAGGATGCGTTGCACTATTTTGTGGAGTTGAGTCAGGTTCAGATCAAGTATTGGAAAATATGAGAAAAGGTACAAGTGTTAGTGGATATGAAAAATGCTTAAAACATATTATGGAAGCTGGTATATGGACTAGAATTTCATTAATAATAGGTTTTCCAAATGAAACTCTAAATGATGTTCTTCAAACATTTAAATTTCTAATTAAAAATAAAAATAACATAGGATCATTTGGAGCAGGAAGATTTATGTTATATTTGGATTCAGGAGTATTTAATAATTTAGAACATTACAATGTTGAAGTGATTACAAATGAAAGCCAAGATATGGCTTTATGGTTTGAATACTCAACAACAAATAATTATGATATAGAAAAAATAGAAAAACAGCTTATTTCGTTAACAAGACAAAATTACGCTGAAAGTAATTTTTGGAGAAGAATACCTGGAACTGTATTATTTAATTTTTTAACAAGATATAATTCGGCACAAGAAGCTAAAAGTGATTTTTTAAAGTATAAAAATATTTAAATAAGAAAAAACATATAAGAATTTATATGATGAGAAAATTTAAGGAGGGAGGAAGAAGTATGTTAGAAAAGTTATACAATAATTGCTTAGAGTACAAATTAGATAATATTGAAGTTCCAAATTCACTTATTACAAATTTTAAGTTAAAAGAAGATCTTCAAGTTGTATTTAAGGATAATAAAGGTTGGGTATTTGATTATCATAATAGCGTTTTATATAATTTAAATCAAGTAGCGTCACTATTTGTATATATGACTCAAAAGGGACATTTGTATAAAGAATGTGTTGCCTTAATTAGTAATTATTATAAGATACCAGTTCCACGTGTTGATTCAGATTTACAATCGCTTATAAATAATATGTTAAAATATGAATTGTTAATATTAGGGAAATGATAATGAAGGAGAGGTATAGAATGAAAACAATATTTATTTCACCAGATGGAGATGTATCAGATTCAAGGTATATGAGGATTCCACTAGGAGTATTATATATAGCAGCAGTATTAGAGCAGGATGGACACGAGATAAAAATAATTTGCTCTGATTTATTTAAGTATACAGATGATGAAGTGAAAAAAATAATAGAAGCTGAAAAGCCAGATATTGTAGGAATAACATGTGTAACTTGTAATTATAGAAATGGAGCAAAGTATGCAAAAATTGTTAAGAAGATAGACGAGGATATTACAGTATTAATAGGTGGAGTTCATACCAGCTTTACTTATGAAAAAACTTTACGTGAATATCCAGATATAGATTTTGTATCTATTGGAGAAGGTGAGATAACAAGTAAAGAACTTTGGGCAGAATTAGAAAAGAATAAGGGTAAAAAGTTATCAAAAAGCGATTATAGTCATATTAAAGGATTAGCTTTTATAAATCAAAATGGACAAGTTATCAAAACCCCAGCTAGGGAATATATAAAAGATTTGGACTCTATTCCTTACCCTGCTAGGCACTTAGTTCCTGTAACAGAATATCAAAAAAGAAATGTAGAGGCCCATTTGTTTGCCAGTAGAGGATGTGCTTTTAATTGTAAATTCTGTTTACTTCCTAAAACAGAAGGTAATTTTAGAAAAAGAAGTCCTCAAAAAGTTGTAGATGAAATAGAGTATTTAATGAACACTTATAATTATAAATTGTTCAAATTTGTTGATAATAGTTTTTCAACGAATAAACAATGCATAATAGAATTATGTAATGAAATAAAAAATAGAAAT is a window of Sporanaerobacter acetigenes DSM 13106 DNA encoding:
- a CDS encoding B12-binding domain-containing radical SAM protein; its protein translation is MKTIFISPDGDVSDSRYMRIPLGVLYIAAVLEQDGHEIKIICSDLFKYTDDEVKKIIEAEKPDIVGITCVTCNYRNGAKYAKIVKKIDEDITVLIGGVHTSFTYEKTLREYPDIDFVSIGEGEITSKELWAELEKNKGKKLSKSDYSHIKGLAFINQNGQVIKTPAREYIKDLDSIPYPARHLVPVTEYQKRNVEAHLFASRGCAFNCKFCLLPKTEGNFRKRSPQKVVDEIEYLMNTYNYKLFKFVDNSFSTNKQCIIELCNEIKNRNINIMWRCQTRVDLLNEDIIKLMIEAGCKEILVGVESASDRVLNEIYGKHITLETVKNVFRMGRKLGLVITPSFVIGYPNETPEELEATKQLIIELYKDNYRHPRMCFLTPFPGTEIADDVFYGELNSFLEITDWDKYTHICPTIRTKYMSRHELAKIYVEALAEITAGSKERMERIWPEEESVDKYYTPQINMYLMKEGIIRKNKMRMKKLIGETNE
- a CDS encoding B12-binding domain-containing radical SAM protein — its product is MSTMLFVSPHWYAFEAPLGIPYICGYLKSRGKDVRQKDLNLECQDYFLSRKYLEECCREIKKKDIEYDYPAYVLDNIDISKANTRNANVSIDVYIKSFDVLEKAYEIISKRWYPTKISFDNFTMPYNEKESLCIKEAIDDSEHNPYIQFYEECVLNKIDETTDIIAISILGQQQLIPGITLAAMIKRKHPKVKIVLGGTVFTILKKTIQKWKHLFDFFDFIILYEGEESMYQLISALENGESIININNLVYRNENKELVIQENTQINTSIDLAIPCFEGLELDKYFVPRKIIPFALTRQKCTWSRCAFCVHDISISNNFKLKQMDKIVEEIRYLINKYDTDLFDLLIENGLNEKVLEEFSRELLRKNVKIKWRAHFRLQREIDFNLLKKSGCVALFCGVESGSDQVLENMRKGTSVSGYEKCLKHIMEAGIWTRISLIIGFPNETLNDVLQTFKFLIKNKNNIGSFGAGRFMLYLDSGVFNNLEHYNVEVITNESQDMALWFEYSTTNNYDIEKIEKQLISLTRQNYAESNFWRRIPGTVLFNFLTRYNSAQEAKSDFLKYKNI
- a CDS encoding nucleotidyltransferase domain-containing protein, with translation MKEIDAICNLLCNRNETLENIDFIEFNKMVHGLNMQHLIYEKIKAMNNIPLDIKKDYKNDYEKTKILNTLQCKVLCKVLEQFDLEKIEVIVFKGAYLVDKVYKKIGLRKMGDVDVLIHKKDLDRAINILINNGFKYKEEHCSKAWFDENYYRTALYVKGPVEIELHWDLLPVVNPLKFNIEDIWNTAEDDKLFDISVKEMKIELLLIYLCIHVSYCHFFNHNSIRRLYDIYLILLSKEIDWSYFIDKSIEYDLNKFVGVSLSYVNEIFEEIVSNKVISSLIDERTLKRFKKEITISELFRNKRTTNSSKIMETQRLIQLIGMNDKLRYIKLVSTQKSCSGKWIAALFDVSPDSMKVLVYNWIYLLRILPKYLLGRTV